One stretch of Akkermansia sp. RCC_12PD DNA includes these proteins:
- a CDS encoding YggS family pyridoxal phosphate-dependent enzyme, whose product MSIQQNLEHIISRIRAAEARAGRPEGSASLVAVSKTFPACDIRTCYDAGQRVFGENRVQEALEKIPALPPDTEWHLIGPLQRNKVRKALEHFTLIHAVDSLRLAQFLDTVAQETGKRPRILLEVNVGAEDSKFGFSPELLEQKWEELARLGHIEIAGLMCIPPPVDDPEEARPYFRRLRELRDSLAAKSGMPLPELSMGMSHDFETAVEEGATLVRVGTAIFGGRTYAPAPSF is encoded by the coding sequence ATGAGCATCCAACAAAACCTGGAACACATTATCTCCCGCATCCGCGCCGCGGAAGCACGCGCCGGACGCCCGGAAGGGTCCGCCAGCCTGGTAGCCGTCAGCAAAACGTTTCCGGCCTGCGACATCCGGACCTGCTATGATGCGGGACAGCGCGTCTTCGGAGAAAACAGGGTTCAGGAAGCCCTGGAAAAGATTCCCGCCCTGCCTCCGGACACGGAATGGCACCTTATCGGCCCCCTCCAGCGCAACAAGGTGCGCAAGGCCCTGGAACATTTCACGCTGATCCATGCCGTGGATTCCCTGCGCCTGGCGCAGTTCCTGGACACGGTAGCGCAGGAGACGGGCAAACGCCCCCGCATCCTGCTGGAAGTCAATGTCGGGGCGGAAGACAGCAAATTCGGGTTCTCCCCGGAGCTTCTGGAACAGAAGTGGGAAGAACTGGCACGGCTCGGCCATATCGAGATCGCCGGCCTGATGTGCATTCCCCCTCCCGTGGATGACCCGGAAGAGGCTCGGCCCTATTTCCGCCGCCTGCGGGAGCTGAGGGATTCCCTGGCCGCCAAAAGCGGAATGCCGCTTCCGGAGCTGTCCATGGGCATGAGCCATGACTTTGAAACCGCCGTGGAGGAAGGAGCCACCCTCGTCCGCGTGGGCACGGCCATTTTCGGAGGCAGGACGTATGCCCCGGCGCCGTCATTTTAA
- a CDS encoding 5-formyltetrahydrofolate cyclo-ligase, with protein sequence MESEAPQSGTIGGLPAAKRELRRMIRGRIAELDAAARQAVSLDICRKLAALAREKDYRRVAVFAARPGEVDLLPLLDMMPEREWYFPLVHEGRRLSFHRVCHGGEFVTGSWDIREPGPACPELHAGELDLIVLPGAAFTRDGRRLGYGGGFYDTLLAGPARGVPLVGVCFPCQLLDDLPVEPHDKKVDMVVIPGME encoded by the coding sequence ATGGAAAGCGAAGCACCCCAATCCGGAACAATAGGAGGACTGCCGGCCGCCAAGCGGGAACTGCGCCGCATGATCCGCGGGAGGATTGCGGAACTGGACGCCGCCGCCCGGCAGGCCGTGTCCCTGGACATCTGCCGGAAATTGGCGGCCCTGGCACGGGAAAAGGACTATCGGCGCGTGGCCGTCTTTGCCGCCAGACCGGGGGAGGTGGACCTGTTGCCCCTGCTGGACATGATGCCGGAACGGGAATGGTATTTTCCTTTGGTGCATGAAGGGCGCCGGTTGAGTTTTCACCGCGTGTGCCATGGCGGGGAATTCGTCACGGGCAGCTGGGACATCCGGGAACCCGGTCCGGCATGTCCGGAACTGCACGCGGGGGAACTGGACCTGATTGTTCTGCCGGGAGCCGCCTTCACGCGAGATGGAAGAAGGCTGGGCTACGGAGGGGGGTTTTACGATACCCTGCTGGCCGGTCCGGCGCGCGGCGTTCCACTGGTCGGCGTCTGCTTTCCCTGCCAGCTTCTGGACGACCTACCTGTGGAACCGCACGACAAAAAGGTGGACATGGTCGTCATCCCCGGCATGGAGTAA
- a CDS encoding dipeptidase: MNRLDQLATLLRFPSISAQKEHARDVSDCADWLVDKLSGMGFEAVAHKTHRHPVVVGRSPREEGRPTVLIYGHYDVQPVDPVELWESDPFEPEVRDGKIYARGATDNKGQLFAHILGVEELQRQNGGHLPVNVIFLLEGEEEVGSGSLSLFLKEHRDELACDVIVVSDTGMAAPDAPTFSYGLRGLAGAEIIVKGPSADLHSGVFGGAVANPVTALAEIIASFHDSEGRVAVRGFYDGVEPIATWERSMWATVPGMSNEELAKLTGVDTVVTEAGFTGAECIYARPTLELNGIGGGYQGEGSKTIIPSRAFAKISCRLVPGQDPERIESLLEEHVKTHTPRGVSVEFKREHSGRAYVCDPNSEFGLAAQQALEEAFGRKPVLVREGGSIPIIEEMKNVLGADALMLGMCLPDARIHSPNENFSVELFTKGIEMSQILLRRLGQIKR, encoded by the coding sequence ATGAACAGACTGGATCAATTGGCTACGTTGTTAAGGTTTCCCAGCATCTCCGCGCAGAAGGAGCATGCCCGGGACGTGAGCGACTGCGCGGACTGGCTGGTGGACAAGCTCTCCGGCATGGGATTTGAAGCCGTGGCGCACAAGACGCACCGGCATCCCGTCGTGGTGGGGCGCAGCCCCCGGGAAGAAGGCAGGCCGACCGTGCTGATTTACGGCCATTATGACGTGCAGCCCGTGGATCCGGTGGAGCTGTGGGAGTCCGACCCCTTTGAACCGGAAGTGCGCGACGGCAAAATTTACGCCCGCGGAGCCACGGACAACAAAGGCCAGCTGTTCGCCCACATTCTGGGCGTGGAGGAACTCCAGCGCCAGAACGGCGGGCATCTGCCCGTGAACGTGATCTTCCTGCTGGAAGGGGAGGAGGAAGTCGGCAGTGGCAGTCTTTCCCTCTTCCTGAAGGAGCACAGGGATGAACTGGCCTGCGACGTCATCGTTGTCTCCGATACCGGCATGGCCGCTCCGGACGCTCCCACCTTTTCCTACGGCCTGCGCGGTCTGGCGGGCGCGGAAATCATCGTGAAGGGACCGTCCGCCGACCTGCATTCCGGCGTGTTCGGCGGGGCGGTAGCCAACCCCGTCACTGCTCTGGCGGAAATCATCGCTTCCTTTCATGATTCGGAAGGCCGCGTGGCCGTGAGGGGATTTTATGACGGCGTGGAACCCATCGCCACCTGGGAACGCAGCATGTGGGCCACGGTGCCCGGCATGAGCAACGAAGAACTGGCGAAGCTGACGGGAGTGGATACCGTGGTGACGGAAGCCGGGTTTACCGGAGCGGAATGCATTTACGCGCGCCCTACGCTGGAGCTCAACGGCATCGGAGGCGGCTACCAGGGAGAGGGCAGCAAGACGATCATACCCAGCCGCGCCTTCGCCAAAATATCCTGCCGCCTCGTGCCGGGCCAGGACCCGGAACGGATCGAATCCCTGTTGGAAGAGCACGTGAAAACGCATACGCCCAGGGGAGTGTCCGTGGAATTCAAGCGGGAGCACAGCGGCAGGGCCTATGTCTGCGATCCCAACTCCGAATTCGGCCTCGCCGCGCAGCAGGCCCTGGAGGAAGCCTTCGGGCGCAAGCCGGTGCTGGTGCGTGAAGGCGGCAGTATCCCGATCATTGAGGAAATGAAAAACGTGCTGGGAGCGGATGCGCTGATGCTGGGCATGTGCCTGCCGGATGCACGCATCCATTCCCCCAATGAAAACTTCTCCGTGGAACTGTTCACCAAGGGAATAGAAATGAGCCAGATACTTCTGCGCCGCCTGGGGCAGATCAAACGGTAA
- a CDS encoding YqgE/AlgH family protein, producing MMEHEDISNANLAGHLLVAAPYLEGGGFHHSVIFLSRVEEEFVIGYILNHPANMTVGDVAPSTDIPASLYSVPIFKGGPVERNQLIFAAFSRTEEKLRVQFHLQEEQALEYAEDPHVMLRAYVGHSGWTLPQLRRELNDRAWYVSPMVPDLCLEPDYSKVWAMAMRRLSPLHQIMSHAPAQPSLN from the coding sequence ATGATGGAACACGAAGATATCAGCAACGCTAATCTGGCCGGGCATCTGCTGGTGGCCGCTCCCTACCTGGAAGGCGGTGGATTCCACCATTCCGTCATTTTCCTGAGCCGGGTGGAGGAGGAATTCGTCATCGGCTACATCCTGAACCATCCGGCCAACATGACCGTAGGAGACGTAGCTCCCAGCACGGACATTCCTGCGTCCCTTTATTCCGTCCCCATCTTCAAGGGCGGTCCGGTGGAGCGCAACCAGCTCATTTTCGCCGCCTTTTCCCGTACGGAGGAAAAATTGCGCGTCCAGTTCCACCTTCAGGAGGAGCAGGCGCTGGAATATGCGGAAGACCCCCATGTCATGCTGCGCGCCTATGTGGGGCACAGCGGATGGACGCTGCCCCAGCTGCGCAGGGAGCTGAACGACCGCGCGTGGTACGTTTCCCCCATGGTTCCGGACCTTTGCCTGGAGCCGGATTATTCCAAGGTGTGGGCCATGGCCATGCGCCGCCTGTCCCCGCTGCACCAGATCATGAGCCACGCGCCCGCACAGCCTTCCTTGAACTGA
- a CDS encoding ApaG domain, translated as MVLPLLTSLNVRLSPRNLYSQDQELQQMAGDDGRIPVPYNVSIRNMGDGAVRIIGKKWTVRSHQDGTQVIEGDELFGSRPLLCQGQIFAFNGLQMLRLPARIQLTLLVRDEGGMLYHTDPVSLTW; from the coding sequence ATGGTGCTTCCCCTCTTGACGAGCCTGAACGTGCGTCTTTCTCCGCGCAATCTGTATTCCCAGGATCAGGAATTGCAGCAAATGGCGGGCGACGACGGGCGCATCCCCGTGCCCTACAATGTGAGCATCCGCAACATGGGGGACGGGGCCGTGCGCATCATCGGCAAAAAATGGACCGTCCGTTCCCACCAGGACGGCACGCAGGTCATTGAGGGGGATGAACTCTTCGGTTCCCGCCCCCTGCTGTGCCAGGGGCAGATTTTCGCCTTCAACGGCCTTCAGATGCTTCGCCTTCCCGCGCGCATCCAGCTCACGCTTCTTGTCCGGGACGAGGGCGGCATGCTCTACCATACGGACCCCGTCAGCCTGACTTGGTGA
- a CDS encoding Lrp/AsnC family transcriptional regulator produces MSSAPLLQLLATQARLSDGELAERLDMTEEAVRAQREQWEREGLIVGYQAVVNEEYEHDNKVAAFIEVKMTPERDGGFDRLAMRISRFDEVSSCYLASGGFDLLVLVEGKSMRDIARFVAEKLSTLEGVLSTSTHFHLRTYKKNGCIFEAPAQTERLVVAP; encoded by the coding sequence ATGTCCTCCGCACCTCTTTTACAGTTATTGGCGACTCAAGCGCGCTTGAGCGATGGCGAATTGGCCGAACGTCTTGACATGACTGAAGAAGCCGTGCGGGCCCAGCGCGAGCAATGGGAACGGGAAGGGCTGATCGTGGGCTACCAGGCCGTGGTGAACGAGGAATACGAACACGATAACAAGGTGGCGGCGTTCATTGAAGTGAAGATGACTCCGGAACGCGACGGCGGATTCGACCGCCTGGCGATGCGCATCTCCCGCTTTGACGAAGTATCCTCCTGCTACCTGGCGAGCGGCGGATTTGACCTGCTTGTCCTGGTGGAAGGCAAAAGCATGCGGGACATTGCCCGGTTTGTAGCGGAAAAACTCTCCACACTGGAAGGGGTGCTCTCCACTTCCACGCACTTCCATTTGAGAACCTACAAGAAAAACGGCTGTATCTTTGAAGCGCCCGCGCAGACGGAACGCCTCGTCGTTGCACCGTAA
- a CDS encoding cellulose synthase family protein: MNYNFIWLLCYLLVLVGLAGYGFHRLTIVYLYWKNRNNKPQPKSRFRELPVVTVQLPMFNEKFVVDRLLESVAALDYPKDKLEIQILDDSTDDTTEQCYRKVEELKSRGFDAVCIHRTDRTGFKAGALEAATKVAKGEFLLILDADFVPEPDLLQKTIHYFTDEGVGLVQTRWGHINREYNLLTRVQGMYLDGHFAMEQTARNRSGRFFTFNGTAGIWRKCVIGDAGGWSHDTLTEDMDLSYRVQLKGWRFIYLNDVVTPAELPVDMDGFKSQQHRWTKGSIQVCQKILLDIWRSKAPLKAKVEATTHLTCNYSYLLLALLCFLVYPICTQRIPENETVVMWFVNVALFFLTSVAVCIFYMSAQIVVRPKSWWKELPYLPLLLTLSVGMAVNNAKAVLEAIFGHQSAFVRTPKYGVEQKENRQHVSQLKRNGYKAIKSVVIPVLEIACGTFFLNLIILMIRQGHYISPILMIPFLGFYYTGFCSLGRMISNLMPARQTAKAKN, encoded by the coding sequence ATGAACTACAATTTTATCTGGCTCTTGTGCTATCTTCTGGTCCTCGTAGGCCTCGCCGGCTACGGTTTTCACCGCCTCACCATCGTTTACCTTTACTGGAAGAACCGCAACAACAAGCCGCAGCCCAAATCCCGCTTCCGGGAGCTTCCCGTGGTCACGGTCCAGCTTCCCATGTTCAATGAAAAGTTCGTTGTGGACCGCCTTCTGGAATCCGTCGCCGCCCTGGACTACCCCAAGGACAAGCTGGAAATCCAGATTCTGGACGATTCCACGGACGATACGACGGAACAGTGCTACCGGAAGGTGGAGGAATTGAAGTCCCGCGGCTTTGACGCCGTCTGCATTCACCGCACGGACCGCACCGGTTTCAAGGCCGGAGCGCTGGAAGCGGCCACCAAGGTTGCCAAGGGAGAATTCCTGCTGATCCTGGACGCCGACTTCGTCCCGGAACCCGACCTTCTGCAAAAGACCATTCATTATTTCACGGATGAAGGCGTCGGCCTTGTCCAGACCCGCTGGGGCCATATCAACCGGGAATACAACCTTCTTACCCGCGTCCAGGGCATGTACCTGGACGGCCACTTCGCCATGGAACAGACGGCCCGCAACCGTTCCGGACGCTTTTTCACGTTCAACGGCACTGCCGGCATCTGGCGCAAATGCGTGATCGGCGACGCAGGCGGCTGGTCCCACGATACGCTGACGGAGGACATGGACCTTTCCTACCGCGTCCAGCTCAAGGGATGGCGCTTCATTTACCTGAACGACGTGGTAACCCCCGCGGAACTTCCTGTGGACATGGACGGCTTCAAGTCCCAGCAGCACCGCTGGACAAAGGGCTCCATTCAGGTCTGCCAGAAGATACTGCTGGACATCTGGCGTTCCAAGGCTCCGCTGAAAGCCAAGGTGGAGGCCACCACCCATCTTACCTGCAATTATTCCTACCTTCTTCTGGCCCTGCTCTGCTTCCTGGTGTACCCCATCTGCACGCAGCGCATCCCGGAAAATGAAACGGTGGTCATGTGGTTCGTGAACGTGGCTCTGTTTTTCCTGACCAGCGTGGCCGTCTGCATCTTTTACATGAGCGCCCAGATCGTGGTGCGTCCCAAGTCCTGGTGGAAGGAACTTCCCTACCTGCCTCTTCTGCTCACCCTGAGCGTGGGCATGGCGGTCAACAACGCCAAGGCCGTTCTGGAAGCCATCTTCGGCCACCAGTCCGCCTTTGTCCGCACGCCCAAGTACGGCGTGGAACAGAAGGAAAACAGGCAGCATGTCTCCCAGCTCAAACGCAACGGGTACAAGGCGATCAAATCCGTTGTCATTCCCGTGCTTGAAATCGCCTGCGGCACTTTCTTCCTGAACCTGATCATCCTGATGATACGCCAGGGCCACTATATTTCCCCCATCCTGATGATTCCCTTCCTGGGATTCTATTACACCGGGTTCTGCTCCCTGGGCCGCATGATTTCCAATCTGATGCCCGCCCGGCAAACCGCCAAAGCCAAGAACTAG
- a CDS encoding ABC transporter ATP-binding protein has translation MDQPAAAEIVNLHKTFKTGLGKPVVHAVRGVDMSIRQGEVYGLIGPNGSGKSTLMKALLGLVRPTQGSCSIFGKSSLSPDSREEVGFLPENPYFYKFLTGAETVAFYGKLCGLSGRSLKEKVRELLDLVGLSDAADRRLGGYSKGMLQRIGMAQALVQSPRLVVLDEPTAGVDPLGSRDIRNIIENLKNRGMTVFLCSHLLEQVQEVCDRVGIIFKGLLIAEGSMNELTRDSDKQEILLEHASPRLLEELKKMVREDGRAVWLEDGHPRNSLESVFLKSLLEWKAKHPNPEQ, from the coding sequence ATGGACCAGCCTGCCGCCGCTGAAATAGTCAACCTGCACAAGACCTTCAAGACGGGTCTGGGCAAGCCCGTGGTGCACGCCGTGCGCGGGGTGGACATGAGCATCCGGCAGGGGGAGGTGTACGGCCTCATCGGTCCCAACGGATCCGGAAAATCCACGCTGATGAAGGCCCTGCTGGGGCTGGTGAGGCCCACGCAGGGCTCCTGCTCCATCTTCGGCAAATCCAGCCTGTCCCCGGACAGCAGGGAGGAAGTGGGCTTTCTGCCGGAAAACCCGTACTTCTACAAATTCCTGACCGGGGCGGAAACCGTGGCTTTTTACGGAAAGTTGTGCGGACTCAGTGGCAGAAGCCTGAAGGAAAAAGTAAGGGAACTGCTGGACCTGGTGGGACTGTCGGACGCCGCGGACCGCCGTCTGGGCGGCTATTCCAAGGGAATGCTCCAGCGCATCGGCATGGCCCAGGCCCTGGTGCAGTCCCCCCGCCTGGTGGTGCTGGACGAACCGACCGCCGGGGTGGACCCCCTCGGTTCCCGGGACATCCGGAACATCATTGAAAATCTCAAGAACCGCGGCATGACCGTATTCCTGTGCTCCCACCTTCTGGAGCAGGTTCAGGAAGTGTGCGACCGGGTGGGCATCATCTTCAAGGGCCTTCTCATTGCGGAAGGCTCCATGAACGAACTGACGAGGGACTCCGACAAGCAGGAAATCCTGCTGGAACACGCCTCCCCCCGCCTTCTGGAGGAATTGAAAAAAATGGTACGGGAAGACGGGCGCGCCGTGTGGCTGGAGGACGGGCACCCCCGCAATTCACTGGAAAGCGTATTTCTTAAAAGCCTGCTGGAATGGAAAGCGAAGCACCCCAATCCGGAACAATAG
- a CDS encoding L,D-transpeptidase — MPAPLSQARLIQLTVTAVAVLGALVSCTGRDYQPTAIVKDGVVVSVRDQKMAVMRGGKVVKTYPVSTSKFGLGDGKGSCRTPLGAHRIAAKIGTNQPKGMVFKSRKPTGECVAPNSPGRDPIVTRIMWLKGVESRNRNAYSRLIYIHGTAEERTIGTPASYGCIRMKSDDVYEAFNLVNTGDPVVIERCSISASLKALEEAERMQNTPLLVMAPAPAAAEPHNTASLVSYRHRSSRPPAVALTHKQTTAKKKAASRTQTIQSRKAKSGKSASRSSKTSRSRRG, encoded by the coding sequence ATGCCTGCGCCTCTCTCGCAAGCACGCCTGATTCAACTGACCGTTACCGCTGTTGCGGTGCTCGGTGCCCTCGTTTCCTGCACCGGCAGGGACTACCAGCCTACTGCCATCGTCAAGGACGGCGTGGTCGTCAGCGTCCGGGACCAGAAAATGGCCGTCATGCGCGGCGGCAAGGTCGTAAAGACCTACCCGGTCAGCACATCCAAATTCGGACTCGGGGACGGCAAGGGAAGTTGCCGTACTCCGCTGGGCGCGCACCGGATTGCCGCCAAGATAGGGACAAACCAGCCCAAGGGCATGGTGTTTAAAAGCCGGAAGCCCACCGGGGAATGCGTGGCGCCGAATTCTCCCGGCCGCGACCCTATCGTCACGCGCATCATGTGGCTGAAGGGCGTGGAATCCCGCAACCGGAACGCCTATTCCCGCCTGATCTACATTCACGGAACGGCGGAGGAACGCACCATCGGCACTCCCGCCTCCTACGGTTGCATCCGCATGAAGAGCGACGACGTGTATGAAGCTTTCAACCTGGTCAATACTGGAGACCCCGTGGTGATTGAACGCTGCTCCATCAGCGCCTCCCTGAAAGCGCTGGAAGAGGCGGAAAGAATGCAGAACACCCCCCTTCTGGTCATGGCCCCCGCCCCGGCAGCCGCAGAGCCCCACAATACGGCTTCCCTGGTTTCCTACCGCCACCGGTCTTCCCGCCCCCCTGCCGTGGCCCTGACGCACAAGCAGACCACCGCCAAAAAGAAGGCCGCCTCCCGGACTCAAACCATACAGTCCCGCAAGGCGAAAAGCGGCAAGTCCGCGTCCCGCTCCTCCAAAACATCGCGGTCCCGCCGCGGCTGA
- a CDS encoding DEAD/DEAH box helicase, with product MSMALNPDRATLNFLNAFPEEIRLRGEKLQKDGAVTQIFGNHLYIQGRVEDAHGVHRVNLRLQGNRWFGACSTEDEDLAGAAMYATMLERMYRGQDLPESPNELNDVPLLDILEEKLGRELDDKEADYVGKLEKRYRRFAIEQEIHDHDMVRLNPRWEITTYDPLELWPVPPTNILEFWNYIAYAFNKRRLPYPEFMESITDLEKVQHKIHEWERSREVGTWYDRIQSVNERPPQPPRGELFMRLVSTINEGHFEYRHSLKQDWIPVREKQDLEHLENLHERAAVRMDAQTEILLVSLADYAHEEDALTLDLDQEAACALMNKLFHQPALKGYLVNLDENYFKVVDEPLKWVCQDDPIEPDCYALQLVTSSGINVSHSVRQLPGQQELYQSDETVFPGPPRWLESTEVEPRYSIPKQVIDSLEGVEFLRKIGATLPPSMEDRVVDIDLRGSFDMKIVRGLTSAETEHVLCEVTATDASGYRTEKLGKDGWEVAHQEPMRNKALLRFIREHLYPIPGLLEEMGFSYDPQVGAFKARVTRQFPEKFAEWAKHLPEELTVNMDEKLKTLLADPVAAAVRFEVVNQEIDWFDLRIVIDVEGVQLSKEQIRALVAARGGYVRMDDGGWMRLEIKLDNDQRDAVTRLGLDPFDLSGETHRMHAMQLADPKAAEVFDPKAWKRIKDRTAEIQIDVKPDVPSQLQATLRPYQIDGFHFLAYLATNGFGGILADDMGLGKTIQSITYVLWLREEYARKNKSRKKLAVPPVLIVCPKSVLDVWAGETEKFAPGVRVLVIRSKDQANLEDINKNYDMVVVNYAQLRVCGETLNQIKWLTVILDEGQQIKNPDSKAAKAARDIVSYNRLVLSGTPIENRLLDMWSLMAFAMPGVLGSRSYFKKRFDKRKDPQSQNRLAARLKPFLLRRTKSQVAKDLPPRTEEEVYAKMEGIQSQLYKAELRRIQQALLGLDSDESVKKNSFAILQGLMRLRQICCHPGLVDPKYAKEDSAKMTALFYLLDQLREEGHKVLVFSQFVSMLEIIKNRLEAENRPLNYLTGQTKDRRGEIEKFQTTKDPSVFLLSLKAGGAGLNLTSASYVILYDPWWNPAVESQAIDRTHRIGQKNKVIAYRLLTKDSVEEKIRILQHQKNQLVANVLGDEGFTSSLGIDDLNFILNHGDDEEG from the coding sequence ATGAGTATGGCACTTAATCCTGACAGGGCTACCCTGAACTTTCTCAATGCCTTCCCGGAAGAAATCCGGCTGCGCGGTGAAAAGCTGCAAAAAGACGGAGCAGTTACACAAATTTTCGGCAATCATTTATATATTCAGGGCCGTGTGGAAGACGCGCACGGCGTCCACCGGGTGAATCTCCGCCTTCAGGGGAACAGGTGGTTCGGAGCATGTTCCACGGAAGACGAAGATCTGGCGGGCGCGGCCATGTATGCCACCATGCTGGAACGCATGTACCGCGGCCAGGACCTTCCGGAATCCCCCAACGAACTGAACGACGTTCCCCTGCTGGACATTCTGGAAGAGAAGCTGGGCCGCGAGCTGGACGACAAGGAGGCTGATTACGTAGGCAAGCTGGAAAAGCGCTACCGCCGTTTCGCCATTGAGCAGGAAATCCATGACCACGACATGGTACGCCTGAATCCACGGTGGGAAATCACCACCTATGATCCGCTGGAGCTGTGGCCGGTCCCGCCGACGAATATTCTGGAATTCTGGAATTACATTGCCTATGCCTTCAACAAGAGGCGCTTGCCCTATCCGGAGTTCATGGAGAGCATCACGGACCTGGAAAAGGTGCAGCACAAGATTCACGAGTGGGAACGCTCACGGGAGGTAGGCACCTGGTACGACCGCATCCAGTCCGTCAACGAACGGCCGCCCCAGCCTCCGCGCGGCGAGTTGTTCATGCGGCTCGTCTCCACCATCAACGAAGGGCACTTCGAATACCGCCATTCCCTGAAGCAGGACTGGATTCCCGTCCGGGAAAAACAGGACCTGGAACATCTGGAAAACCTGCATGAACGCGCCGCCGTGCGCATGGACGCCCAGACGGAAATCCTGCTGGTATCCCTGGCCGATTACGCCCATGAGGAAGACGCCCTGACGCTGGACCTGGACCAGGAGGCCGCCTGCGCCCTGATGAACAAGCTTTTCCACCAGCCCGCACTGAAGGGATATCTGGTGAATCTGGATGAGAATTATTTCAAGGTGGTGGACGAACCGCTCAAGTGGGTCTGCCAGGACGATCCCATTGAGCCGGACTGCTACGCGCTTCAGCTCGTCACTTCCTCCGGCATCAACGTTTCCCACTCCGTCAGGCAGCTTCCCGGCCAGCAGGAATTGTACCAGTCCGACGAAACCGTTTTCCCCGGCCCTCCCCGCTGGCTGGAGAGCACGGAAGTGGAACCCCGCTATTCCATCCCCAAGCAGGTCATCGACAGCCTGGAAGGCGTGGAATTCCTCCGCAAGATCGGAGCCACCCTGCCCCCCAGCATGGAGGACCGCGTGGTGGACATCGACCTGCGCGGCAGCTTTGACATGAAGATCGTGCGCGGCCTCACCTCCGCAGAAACGGAACACGTGCTGTGCGAAGTGACCGCCACGGACGCTTCCGGCTACCGCACGGAAAAACTCGGCAAGGACGGCTGGGAAGTGGCTCATCAGGAACCCATGCGCAACAAGGCGCTCCTGCGCTTCATCCGCGAACACCTTTACCCCATCCCCGGCCTGCTGGAGGAGATGGGCTTTTCCTACGATCCCCAGGTAGGGGCTTTCAAGGCGCGCGTCACGCGCCAGTTCCCTGAAAAGTTTGCGGAATGGGCCAAGCACCTGCCCGAAGAACTGACCGTGAACATGGATGAGAAGCTCAAGACGCTGCTGGCGGACCCGGTGGCGGCGGCCGTCCGGTTCGAGGTAGTCAACCAGGAGATCGACTGGTTCGACCTCCGCATCGTCATTGACGTGGAGGGCGTCCAGCTTTCCAAGGAACAAATCCGCGCCCTGGTGGCCGCCAGAGGCGGCTACGTCCGCATGGACGACGGCGGCTGGATGCGCCTGGAAATCAAGCTGGACAACGACCAGCGCGACGCCGTTACCCGCCTGGGTCTGGACCCCTTCGACCTTTCCGGGGAAACCCACCGCATGCACGCCATGCAGCTCGCGGACCCCAAGGCCGCGGAAGTGTTCGACCCGAAGGCATGGAAACGCATCAAGGACCGTACCGCGGAAATCCAGATCGACGTCAAACCGGACGTTCCCAGCCAGCTTCAGGCTACCCTGCGCCCCTACCAGATCGACGGCTTCCACTTCCTGGCCTACCTGGCCACGAACGGGTTCGGCGGCATTCTGGCGGACGACATGGGCTTGGGCAAAACCATCCAGTCCATTACTTACGTTCTGTGGCTGCGCGAGGAATACGCACGCAAGAACAAGTCCAGGAAAAAGCTCGCCGTTCCTCCGGTACTCATCGTGTGCCCCAAATCCGTGCTGGACGTATGGGCGGGGGAAACGGAGAAATTCGCCCCCGGCGTGCGCGTTCTCGTCATCCGCAGCAAGGACCAGGCCAATCTGGAGGACATCAACAAGAATTACGACATGGTCGTGGTCAACTACGCCCAGCTCCGCGTCTGCGGAGAAACTCTGAACCAGATCAAATGGCTCACGGTCATTCTGGACGAAGGCCAGCAGATCAAGAACCCGGATTCCAAGGCCGCCAAGGCCGCGCGGGACATCGTTTCCTACAACCGCCTCGTCCTCTCCGGCACGCCTATTGAAAACCGCCTGCTGGATATGTGGTCCCTCATGGCTTTCGCCATGCCCGGCGTGCTCGGCTCCCGTTCCTACTTCAAGAAGAGGTTCGACAAACGCAAGGACCCACAGAGCCAGAACCGCCTGGCCGCCCGCCTGAAGCCCTTCCTCTTGCGCCGTACCAAGTCCCAGGTGGCAAAAGACCTGCCGCCCAGAACGGAAGAGGAAGTGTACGCCAAGATGGAAGGCATCCAGAGCCAGCTTTACAAGGCGGAACTGCGCCGCATTCAACAGGCCCTGCTCGGCCTGGATTCGGACGAATCCGTGAAGAAGAACAGCTTTGCCATTCTTCAGGGCCTCATGCGCCTGCGCCAGATTTGCTGCCATCCCGGCCTGGTGGACCCGAAGTACGCCAAGGAGGATAGCGCCAAGATGACCGCCCTGTTCTACCTGCTGGACCAGCTCCGGGAGGAAGGGCACAAGGTGCTCGTCTTTTCCCAGTTCGTTTCCATGCTGGAAATCATCAAGAATCGCCTGGAAGCGGAGAACCGTCCGCTCAACTACCTCACGGGCCAGACCAAGGACCGCCGCGGGGAAATCGAAAAGTTCCAGACGACCAAGGACCCGTCCGTCTTCCTTCTTTCCCTGAAAGCCGGGGGCGCCGGCCTCAACCTGACTTCCGCCTCCTACGTCATTCTGTACGATCCGTGGTGGAACCCGGCTGTGGAAAGCCAGGCCATCGACCGTACGCACCGCATCGGCCAGAAGAACAAGGTAATCGCCTATCGTCTTCTGACGAAGGATTCCGTGGAAGAGAAAATCCGCATCCTCCAGCACCAGAAGAACCAGCTGGTTGCCAACGTGCTTGGAGACGAAGGCTTCACGTCCAGCCTCGGCATTGACGACCTGAACTTTATCCTCAACCACGGGGACGACGAGGAAGGTTAA